The Solanum dulcamara chromosome 2, daSolDulc1.2, whole genome shotgun sequence region GAACTTTTTAAAAGCATTATTGTATAAGATAAAGTATTATAatcaaaattatgatttaaatccATTTGGTGTGTACATGCTGACTTGCACAAAAGggcatatattattattatatttgccTGACTTattgttgataatttttttatgtttttttaaatagagacaaaatgaatatttatccttttttttgttCCAACATTTCCCTAATATGAATACAATTTTTTCCCATAAAGGAATTCCTAGCTAAATGAAATTCATGTTTAAGGAGGATAATTGTGAAATTaacataattatttttggaaggaaaatttatttttatagtatAAATTTTCCAACAAGGAAAAATGAGATCCATACGTGAATCAATGGACTTTTGGGAGTAGGAAataatacttttttttcttccaattttaTGGTGTTTATCATATCTTAAATCAAATATCTTGATAAGCTTTAatttaaaaacaataataattttttgaaaaatattcgTTTCATCTTAATTTATGCAATGATATCTGTCTCCATATAAAGCTTAAGaatgaaagattttttttaattgaaatttgTGGTTTGTTTGGGACCCATACCTATAGTATAAGTTTAATTTAATACTCAATCTCATGTGCTCTCTTTAATGCTCTCATTTTCAGGGTACTAAACACATTTTTTTCTTGAAGTTGCTcccactttttttttcttcaagttaTAACACACCCCTCTACCCATGTTTGGACAATGAGTTTGACAATCTAGTAGTATACTTTTTTTTGGGGAGTTTTAATGAAATTGATAATCATTATCTTTTGAATGTGTATTGAGttaatctatttttatataataattcgCAAGTTATATCAGAGAAATTTACagcaataaatataaatttgatgtaaaaaatatgattgaaaaGATATTGACAGAAAGAATCGATTTCTAACCTTCTTTATaaaatactatttattttaCCAATTCAGTCATCCTTATGGGTTAGTATATATTTATAGGTGGTTTATGttgtttttttccttcttctttaaGTTGTTTGTTACTAAAGAGCTGTTTGAAGACTCTATTTAACTACATGTGAGCCTTGTGTGACACACTGAATATATAAGAATGTGTTTAATGTGTCAGACAACAAATTATAGGTTATTAACTATAGAAAATAATGTTTCAAATTAGTCATACAAACTTATGAAGCTAGCTTTTGATCAAgattataaaaatttatttttaaatatctatttaatcatgtattttaaattaaaatttaaaaatttatctttaaaaatatttcaaattccaaAAACTAGTCTGAATTTTTGAGGTTTACACTcgtaaaacttttttttaaaaaatcaagtaaaatgcatatctaaacaAAACTTTGCTAAGTATGATGGTGCACTCACTTATTTCTAGCATAAAACTACCGAGGTGTTGGTCTTATTTTCCTATGGCCCCTTCACATTAGACTTTACAATTATTGGGATAATATAAATGAACAATAACTTGGTAGGTATTCTTTATTTCTtgcaaattaattattaaccacgaCATATTCACTTTGATATAGATAAAGTCGTTTTTGATAAACCATAAGCTATAATAATgtgttttcaaaaataaatttaagaatAAAGAAGCAATGATTGaaatcttaaaaaaaaaataatctaaagcAGAAATAGTAGTAATATACTCAAATTTGACCACTTCTAATGAAGGAAAACCTTTACACTTGAGCAATATTTTCTTTAACTTAATATATAGAATAAGTCTATTGAAACTTGTATTGTTTTTAGTTAAGTAGTTCAGATTAAAGGTCAATTTTAGTTCCTTTTTTCGTAATAAAAAGTCAAGTCCAATTATAGTTTTTATgttcaaatttaatttaattttcgcCAGAGTAGATTTTTTTAAGGTAATAAATGGGAACATtggtaaataagaaaaataattaaactaaaaacttaagtttttttatttaattagaaattaTTGAATGATTGACATGGAGAGTATTCGATTGCAACACACTCAACAATCACGTTGGAGTCACGTAAGATTAAGGGGTTCATTCAAATCTTTTTCAatagaaaattatactattatttagatatagttgattttttttatgtatatatagtaaatgTTGAACCTTCTTTGACTTCTTTATATGttaaattattcatattttaaactcaattagtgaaaattttgatttcgaCACTATCAACAACATAATAATCCGTATATTCGAATCTTAGACGATTTATTTAGCACCTATAAATTCAGATTATGTAGGTTATTACTTCCGTTTGATTTTACTTaacttttatattaaaaaaattacttttacttgttcattttaGCAAATTAAGatactttttaaatattatttttatcatcaaataattatataaaatattcatGCTCCTTCCATCTTAATTTATATGtcgtaatttttaaaaatagttatctcaaattatttttcattttagaagtataagataaaattattatttttccattttgtCCTTAAAAGTAGCTGTTCTTGAAAATTACAAACATCTCAatagaataaatatttaatgaatataGATTAAATTTTCAGACATAAAATGAGGATAGGATAATTAAAAATCCTTTTAATCAATATTTTCTTAACAAATATGTAAGAGAAACcacaataaataatttaaaataaagaaaatagacaaatttcaatttcaaaaaaaatttaataaatttaatttaataaatagatTTTTAATAAGCAACtaaaatgaaacaaatatagTTATTAATTAGTTGAAGGCGTGAGTCACGAGGAATAAATTTGAGTAATTAGTTGAAGCATTCATCAAGAGTCATTTGTCCATGCATAATCATTTAAAGTGGATAATTTTACCATTCCTAATAAAACTTTTGATCAAATTTCAATCTTGTTTAAAAATAGCACGAAATAGATCATTTggtgttttttaaaatttgtaatataactttaatttaaatttaaattttttataattaaatacgATTTTTAAACAAAGTGAAAAATTGtgatttcaaaaatagattattaggattattttttcaattttgttaatataacttcaatttaaatttaattttttataattaaatgttgattttcaaataaagcgaaaaaatattttgaaacttCATGGAGTAAGTATGATATTATGTGGACTTGAATGGTAAAGTATGTGGTGTAGTAGATGAGATTGATCTTTCTTTAATCAGAACTTTCTGATTCAAGTCCTGAAAAAATTATTGTCTCCTAAATAGGTACTATGCAGCGGGAATTTAAAATAGTCGACTTTAATGTGGGTAGAGGTGGGTAAGGGCAAATTaggaaataagaaaaaagatgaCGGGATAGTTACGCCCACGTTATCTCAATGGACGCACATTTTGTAGAGTAGAAAAGGACAAGTGAGAAACAGAAAAAAGGAAACTGCTCCTTCATTTCTATAGCTTCTTCCCTTCTAATTCCCCCCTTTCCCTTTATATTTATCTCCTAAAAAGCCTTCAAGAAGtattctttagtagttgtttcaTGTGacccttttcattttttcccACCAAACTTTTTGCAACTCCGAAAGACACGAATATCCTGTATTTGGGTTGTTCAAGATTTGAGCTTTTTTGCAGAAAGATTGCTGCCAAGACGTGATTTTGGCTTGTAAAAGATTGATCTTTTGTGGGGTTTATGTTTTCTTGTTTCTTGATGGGAAATTGTATTGGTTCCTCAGCTAGAGTTGAAGCTACTTTGAGCTCTAATACCCCTTCTGGTACTTGATCCTTTCTGTTTTTCTTGCTCTTCTGTTGGATGTTTCAGAGTTTATTGAGCTGATTCGTATGGGATGGGGTGGGGGGTGGTATGGTAAAAGATAAAGATTGTTTTTTGTTTATCTTTTTCTGCTTTGTGATGCGTGATTTAGTTGTTTGGTTTCTTTTTGTTAGAGAATCTTGATTGCTTCATATGACTGTTCCAGGAGAGGCATTAAAATTGTTACATATATACTAGTTTTTAGCTTGCAGAGAGAACTTTGATGTGTGGTTTGCTTCATTTTGCTCCTGTTTATTGATGAATTTTGTTTAATCTTTATGTTGCTGCATTAAAGCATggatctttctttttttttttccaaattatttaacTTTTACAAGATATTTTGGTAGGGAGGTTTGTGAGTTTTGGATGTTGATTGTTAACTTTTGCTTGAGTTTTGTGATCTCTTTGTTTGATTTTTATGCCTAGTTGCTTTCTCAGCTTCATATGTTTTTTGAACTCAAAAAATGATTAGATTGTTTACAGGTCATTCTTTTCTGCTTGAACGCACCGAATAATTATGTTTCGCTGGAGTAGTTGCACCTTAGtccttgagtcgagggtctGTTGATCTACCTCCACACCTGGTAGTGATAAGGtctacactctaccctcctcgGATCCCATTTGTGGAATTGCAGtcaatatgttgttgttgtagttgcaTGTTTATTTCCAATCACcaagatttttctttttcatgtcCGTGTCCAATTTCCTTGTGTTTAGGATGTAAAAAACATCATAGTAAGTTAACTGAAATTGATGAGATTGCAAAGTCTTGGCCTGTCCACTAAAATTAACCAGAGAGTATTGAAAATAAGAGTTTTATTGTTAGAATACATATTGATATAATTGACTGAGCAATGACATTTCCTACTCTTTTATCTGCCAGCTTATGAAGCCTCAAGATTTCCTAGCAAAAAAAGCAATTCTTCTGTTCCATCAAGCCTAAGTATTCCATCCTATGGTAGGAAAAGTAGTTCCGAAAGCCTTCCTACTCCAAGATCTGAAGGCGAAATATTGTTTTCCCCTAATGTCAAATCTTTCTCATTCAATGAATTGAAAAATGCAACAAGGAATTTTAGACCTGACAGTCTTCTTGGGGAAGGAGGATTTGGTTGTGTTTTTAAAGGATGGATCGATGCGCAAACACTTACTGCATCGAAGCCTGGTTCTGGAATAGTGATTGCTGTCAAGAAATTGAAACCAGAGGGTTTTCAAGGTCACAAGGAGTGGTTGGTATGTTACTTATGCAATAGTCgcacttaaattttattttattatcgtTGGCATTGTAACTAATGTTAAATACTCTGCAGACTGAAGTTAATTACCTCGGGCAACTTCGCCATCCAAATCTGGTTAAACTCATTGGCTATTGCGTTGAAGGTGACAACCACCTTTTAGTGTATGAGTTTATGCCTAAAGGAAGCTTGGAGAACCATTTGTTTAGAAGTATGTCCTCTTTCTCCGCCTCCTAGCTTTAGATTTGTCATACTGCTGTGATTTCTTGTATTTTCTCCCTTCTGTCATTTCCCTTGTGTCCCAAAACTATGGAGGGGGGAAATTTTCGGTTCACATATGAGGGGGATGCTTAGAATTATAAGTGTATTTACAAATTGGTGGTAATTCATGGCTTAATCATTTTTAAACAGGAGGACCTCAGCCTCTAAATTGGGCAACAAGAATTAAGGTGGCTATTGGTGCTGCTAGAGGCCTTGCTTTCCTTCACGATGCTAAAGAACAAGTCATATATCGGGATTTCAAGGCTTCTAACATTCTGTTGGATGCGGTACGTATCAGGCGTCGATCCCCCTTTGTGTAAATATGCCTTTTCTTAGCATAAGTTCTCCTGCTGTTCTTGCAAAGCTCAAGACATCTGTTTTCTTGGACTGCAGGAATTTAATTCAAAGCTGTCAGATTTTGGTTTGGCCAAGGCAGGGCCAACTGGTGATCGTACACACGTATCCACTCAAGTAATGGGTACGCAAGGCTACGCTGCTCCAGAATATGTCGCTACAGGTTAATGCATTACCTCTCTTGTTAGCTAATTGAACTTATAGCATGGCCTTCTGGTTAGACATCCATTTTGTAGGGCTTTTGATTGAAACATATTAAACAATGATTTTTCTGTAACTTTTCTTTTCATAATTTAATATGTTAATTGctagaaaag contains the following coding sequences:
- the LOC129880206 gene encoding probable serine/threonine-protein kinase PBL3, producing the protein MFSCFLMGNCIGSSARVEATLSSNTPSAYEASRFPSKKSNSSVPSSLSIPSYGRKSSSESLPTPRSEGEILFSPNVKSFSFNELKNATRNFRPDSLLGEGGFGCVFKGWIDAQTLTASKPGSGIVIAVKKLKPEGFQGHKEWLTEVNYLGQLRHPNLVKLIGYCVEGDNHLLVYEFMPKGSLENHLFRRGPQPLNWATRIKVAIGAARGLAFLHDAKEQVIYRDFKASNILLDAEFNSKLSDFGLAKAGPTGDRTHVSTQVMGTQGYAAPEYVATGRLTARSDVYSFGVVLLELLSGRRAVDNTKVGIEQNLVDWAKPYLGDKRKLFRIMDTKLEGQYPQKGAYTAANLAWQCLSNEPKLRPKMSEVLTALEELQSPKGVSKLSHPEHRAISSPMAVSPMRHHRSPLHMTPSASPLQAYQKSPRGR